A DNA window from Actinokineospora baliensis contains the following coding sequences:
- a CDS encoding ABC transporter permease, with translation MVRRVLSLVSGRISVGILLAIALLAVFGPLLAPQDPLATSDNTLAGTSAAHWLGTDYLGRDVFSRLLDGSRVSVVGALEVTLVALVVGAIPGILSVYLGRVFEWLTLRVADTLIALPFLLFAVAVTALLGNGITQAMLVTGVLVSPLFYRVSRAATLAVARSQYVEAALISGASLGWVVRRHVWAKVLPPIAVALAQTLGVGFIIVSSLSFLGIGVQPPEPTWGGLLASDLGYLDYRPSAPFVPALLIMATVWASNLLADAIRDVSGEAGRALVNSRKAKANQLAAGGTP, from the coding sequence GTGGTCCGCCGTGTGCTGTCCCTCGTGTCCGGCCGGATCTCGGTAGGGATCCTGCTCGCGATCGCGCTGCTGGCCGTCTTCGGCCCGCTGCTCGCCCCGCAGGACCCGCTGGCCACCAGCGACAACACCCTCGCCGGGACGTCGGCCGCGCACTGGCTGGGCACCGACTACCTGGGCCGCGACGTGTTCAGCAGGCTGCTGGACGGGTCGCGGGTGAGCGTGGTCGGCGCTCTGGAGGTCACCCTGGTGGCACTGGTCGTCGGCGCCATCCCGGGGATCCTGTCGGTGTACCTCGGGCGGGTGTTCGAGTGGTTGACCCTGCGGGTGGCCGACACCCTCATCGCGTTGCCGTTCCTGCTGTTCGCGGTGGCCGTGACGGCGCTGCTCGGCAACGGGATCACGCAGGCGATGCTGGTGACCGGGGTGCTCGTCTCACCGCTGTTCTACCGGGTGTCGCGGGCGGCGACGCTGGCGGTGGCGCGGTCGCAGTACGTCGAGGCGGCGCTGATCTCCGGCGCCTCGCTCGGGTGGGTCGTGCGCAGGCACGTGTGGGCGAAGGTGCTGCCGCCGATCGCGGTCGCGCTCGCCCAGACGCTCGGCGTCGGGTTCATCATCGTCTCCAGCCTGTCGTTCCTGGGCATCGGCGTGCAGCCACCGGAGCCGACCTGGGGCGGGCTGCTGGCCTCCGACCTCGGCTACCTCGACTACCGGCCGTCCGCGCCGTTCGTGCCAGCGCTGCTGATCATGGCGACGGTGTGGGCCAGCAACCTGCTCGCCGACGCCATCCGCGACGTCTCCGGCGAGGCGGGACGCGCCCTCGTCAACTCCCGCAAGGCAAAGGCCAACCAGCTCGCCGCCGGAGGTACACCATGA